One genomic segment of Manis pentadactyla isolate mManPen7 chromosome 1, mManPen7.hap1, whole genome shotgun sequence includes these proteins:
- the WDR4 gene encoding tRNA (guanine-N(7)-)-methyltransferase non-catalytic subunit WDR4 isoform X4 — translation MGSSVGLALCGQTLVVRGGSRFLATSTASSEDDSLFTYDCRTAEKKSQENKGEHGQPMDKGSDTILASAFSKSGSYFALTDDSKRLILFRTKPWQCLSVRPVLRRCMALTFTASEDKVLVADKSGDVYSFSVLEPHGCGRLELGHLSMLLDVAVSPDDRYILTADRDEKIRVSWAAAPHSIESFCLGHTEFVSRILVVPDHAELLLSSSGDRTLRLWEFPHGRELHCCHLTSLQGPVEPWGNQRFAASRIAYWSQENCVALLCDCVPVVCIFRLDAPRRQLVYTQQLSFQHRVWDVAFEEGQGLWVLQDCREAPLVLCRPVDGQWQAVLAQTMASVVCTRPALTT, via the exons ATGGGGAGTTCTGTGGGGCTGGCTCTGTGTGGCCAGACGCTTGTAGTGAGGGGCGGCAGCCGGTTCCTGGCCACGTCTACTGCGAGCAG TGAGGATGACAGCCTCTTCACATATGATTGCAGAACTGCAGAAAAGAAGTCGCAAGAAAACAAAGG ggaGCACGGACAGCCCATGGATAAGGGGAGTGACACGATTCTGGCATCCGCCTTCTCCAAGTCTGGCAGCTATTTTGCCTTAACGGATGACAGTAAGCGTCTGATTCTTTTCCGTACAAAACCGTGGCAATGTCTGAGTGTCAG GCCCGTGTTGAGGAGGTGCATGGCCCTGACGTTCACAGCCTCTGAGGACAAGGTTTTGGTGGCCGACAAGTCAGGGGATGTTTATTCCTTTTCGGTGCTGGAGCCACACGGATGCGGCCGGCTGGAACTTGGGCACCTGTCGATGTTGTTAGATGTG GCTGTGAGTCCCGATGACCGCTACATCCTCACTGCTGACAGGGACGAGAAGATCCGGGTCAGCTGGGCCGCGGCGCCGCACAGCATCGAGTCCTTCTGCCTGGGGCACACCGA GTTCGTGAGCCGCATCCTGGTGGTGCCTGACCACGCCGAGCTGCTCCTTTCCTCCTCTGGG GACCGCACCCTCAGGCTCTGGGAGTTCCCACATGGCCGGGAGTTGCACTGCTGTCACCTGACCAGCCTGCAGGGGCCTGTGGAGCCGTGGGGCAACCAG AGGTTTGCTGCGTCCAGGATCGCTTACTGGAGCCAGGAGAACTGCGTGGCGCTTCTGTGTGACTG TGTTCCTGTGGTCTGCATCTTCCGGCTTGATGCCCCTAGACGGCAGCTGGTGTACACACAGCAGCTGTCTTTCCAGCACAGAGTGTGGGATGTTGCTTTCGAGGAGGGCCAGGGGCTATGGGTCCTGCAAGACTGCCGGGAAGCCCCCCTGGTGCTCTGCAGACCTGTGGACGGCCAGTGGCAG